tttgtacatttttcattgtacacaaagctccgccccagAATCTATGGTGGCTCGTAGAGGTCAACTCGAGTTCACGTTAGTAAGAACATCACTTTTAAGCGCACTCAGACATTCGGCTGCTTGAAAGCGAAGTTATAACTCTATAACCATCAGCTCATACAGATTAATGATGTTGTCAAGAGTGCTTGTGCTGAGCTGTTTTTCTTTGAAATGAGTTCTTATGAGCTTTTAAGTTCTGGTGTTAGCTTCGATGGCTGCACAGGCGTTATCTAGAATTATATACATTTCTAAAAAGGTGGTTCATCCAAAACATTGCCTTCCCTGGTGctttaagtgtaaaaaaaataataataatgcagacaCAAACAAGCACTCTGGTCCAAAACACAGTTTTCCAGATGGGTTTTCACAGCCATGGCTATCgcttaaacacttttttttttagcatgttctgcttattttccaggttatttgtagaaggaagaaataaaatctGCAACCTTACCAGTGTTTCTATGTGTACACAGCTGTCTACgtgtatacagtacacacacttcaGGGACTACTTCAGGGTCCAGCTCTTGGTTTGGAAAGTTCCTCACAAACAACGCTTCAGCTCATCACTTCCAgggcgcttttttttttttttttaaattagaagaATATAAATGTCGATTTCTACATCGATCTCACCCCTCTTttgaagagaggaaaaagctgATGCTGGCTAATATTATGAAACCTGAGGCTAGATTATCATCTTAAATCACCAGACAATCCCCAACTACTGATAcacagcgtgtgtgtatgtgtgtgtgtgtgtgtgtgtgtgtgtgtctcattttCAGCAGTCTACAGTTTAGCATTCGCAGCACTGTACACAGTAACTAGTGATTTATCTACAAGGTGTCAGAATAGAAGGATTAGAGGAACACAGAGTCATTTCAAACTGCTGGCTGATGATCAGAGGTCTGAGCTCCGTCTGTGTCTTCTCGTCTCATggtcagctttaacacacagcCTCCAagtgcagagagagacactgcaCAAACACCCAGCACACTCGCACACTACGCTAAAACTATTGCGCATTATTAAATACAAGCACTTCTTCATAGTGAACTCTGTACTCAAAGGCTCTGCACagtttaataacattattattaacatttacgcatttttatatataatctatataaaaAGGATCAGGCTGACTTTCTGCACACCAGCAATTCCAGAAGAGCAAGCGACCAGGAGAGAGCAAACGCATGCGATAAATCAACGGTTCTCACAGCACAATCATAATAACACAGAGCTCAATGATGATggctaaaataataatcatgattattttaCTCAGTATTAATACAGTAATCAGTTATTtgggaaaaagttttttttttattgcactctgcaattaattaattactgtgATGCTtagactgatttatttatttagttaaatgtacttatttatttacttgcttaaatgtatttttttatctgtttaaatttatgtatttttatttacttgcttAGAGAAATATAAGTAGTTCTTTAGTTATATGCATAGATTTAcatatttgcttacatttaggtatttatttagttatttgcaTAGATGTATTTGTTtgcttacatttatttatttatttacttgcttcaatttatttctataaatttattaatttatttacttgcttgagtttatttatttacttgcttCAATgtatttatctattatttattgatttgtttcaatttattgatttattttctttcttttagatttttaatttattatttaaatgtatttattttcttcaaataaatttcataaaatttatttgtgtttatttatttgcatacatttatgtatttatttatttgcataatttatttatttaattgcttaaatatatttgtttacttACATCTGTCTATtgtgtctctatctatctatctatctatctatctatctatctatcggtCTATCTACTTAATAAGAAAGCTTTTCTTTTGCTACATTttagacagatacagagacagagatggagaaacTTTTAAATGCTGAATATAATCAaaattagacagacagacaggcagacaggcagacaggctaATTTAATGCAGCAGAGTCAGTATTAACTGTTCTCTAACATTAAATCAGTTCTGCAGTCAATTATGTTTCATTATTTGAGAAAGCAAATCACAATAAAAAGACGATAGACAGTCCTGTAATAACAGCTAATAAATTCTGCCCATCAGTCACTTCATGTAAGTCTCTCTGCTCTTGCGTTAGTAAAGAAGTGTGATTTATGAAGAAACAGAATAAAGGTAAATGCAGgttttgaaaataaaacacatcctACCTTCTTCTCTGAGTCTTTTGCCCTCTTGCCATTGTGCTGCTGTGGAAGCTGTTGGTGCTCGCAAAAGTGTTTCTCCGTCCCAAACAGCTTGTTGGCCCACTCGTCCTTGTGGGCATGGAGCCGATGGGGCTGGGAGGCGATGTCTCGCGCCGCGCGGTACCGATCAGCCGGGATCTTACTCATGGGAGGCGGCAGCGTGCTGCAGTTAGCGCTGGACCAGCCGTCCGTGGACTCGCTGTAGGACTCCTGATCGCTGCTGCGGCCCTGATGCCACTCTCTCAGGACATGAACAGGGAGCCAGCGCTGGCCCCCTGCACCCTTCTTAGAGTGGGCGGGGAAATGGTGGCGGGCGGGAAGTCCGGATACGTCCAGCCGAGAGGAGGAGCTCAGGTGTCTGCTGGACAGAGGGGGCGGGTCTGTGTGGGATTGTGGGTGTGGCTCGGAGAACTCGTGCCTGTAGCCGTTACGATGAGTTatagagggaggaggaggaggaggaggaaggagacCAGCCTGAGCGCTAGGGTTCCTACAGCCCGGTGCACTTTCCCATAATCCTGTGGGCACATGGCGGGCAGGATTGGCACCGAGGTCAACCAAGAGGACGcggttgtttttttcttctggcaGGAAGTTGCCGATTCCACTGTCGCTGTTGCTGCTGGTGCTGTTGTTCTGCTGGGCGTCCAGGTCACCGTCGAGGAACGCTCGAGCTCGCACGCCTTCGATGGACTCGCCCATGTCACGGTAGAGCACTGAGACAAACTGCAGCAGCGGCTGAGACGTTGGGGGGAATTCCAAACAGCCACCCGTGTCCGGATCTGGAGTGCAGTTAAAACCGAAACGCCGAGAGATCCCTTGATGTAccttaataataacaataaaacaacaactttacaaatataaaacgatttaagaattattttacacattttagaCAGCTCGAAGTGCTTACAGCTTGCAGAAACAAACGAAACATTAAACAGGTATATCTGTTACCAAATGTATTTGagcattaaaggagcagtttgttgtttttatagcCTCCTACTTTTAGCAAGGCAATTTGACATTGCAATAAAAACACTGACTAACGCTCTTATTTGCCAACAGAATCAACTTCATCTGTTCAAAATACATATGTCTTGCGTGCTCAGACTGTTCAAGCTGGGGGTGGAGCTCATTTCAGGGCCAGAAtaatgtaaacagaagccttaaaggaaaaaccagGCAATAATGCAAATTAGTTTTTCTAAGGTATCTTCAAAATGATGTCATTATATCAAAGACACACTTTTAAGCATAACAAACTGCACCTtcaattgcaaaaaaaaaaataaaaataaataaaataaaaaagatgcaTTTTAAGACCTTGTGATgacagagctcaggatcaacgAGGAAGACATGGCAGGAGGTTCTCGAGCCCTGGTCTTCATCTGCAATTGCACTCATGCCGTGATCCTCAGCAGCCTGCATAGTGACCAGGCCAAAGAAGCGGCGGTCATCTGGGCACACGGCGCTGAATGCCAGCTTCTCGGCTGGGTAGGCAGCCAAGACGGCTCTGCGCTCATTGCGTAGGAGTACACGGTCGTGAAGCACCTCGAGCAGCACCAGTGAGTGCACCTTGTGCTCGGCTCGCAGGCGGCGCATGCAGCCACGTATTGCCTGCACGCTGTCGCTCTCCAGGTTGGCACCACTCGACGCCAGCTCAATGGAGCCCAAGTAGCCCACAATCATGCCGACATTGAGGATGCCTGCTGAGTCAGCTTCCTGCCGCTCAGGTTCAAACACATCCACAAACACGGAGTCGTCTCGCAGCACTCTGGCCATTTCCTGTTCTGAGAGAAGGTTCACATCACTCCTGTGGGCCTCGACCTCTCCACACAGGAAGTCCAGCTCAGAGATAGGTCTCCGTTTTGCAGCGGCTTTCTCCGAGCTGCTGGAGGAGTGGCTGGAGGAGTTCTCAAAGATCATGTTGAAGATCCCTCCAGACTGCATTTCAGCCACCACGCGCTCAGCACGGTTTATTCCCAAAGTCTTGGAGTCCATCTTTGGTCGGAGCCAGTGGCTTTTGTGCTCATGGAATCCGAGCTCTTCGTCACTGGAGCACGAGTCCAGCTGTCCGCTCTCAGCGATGAGCAGGTGTAGCACGCCCGAGCAGCGTCCAATCAGCTTGACCACATCCTCATGGGATGCCTTCGCCACGTTGATGTCATTCACAGCGAGGATCTGGTCTCCGGCACGTAGGCCAACGTAGTCAGCCGGACTGCCTTTCAGGACGCAGCTGAGCACACAGGGCGAGTGGCCTGAGAGAGTGAAACCGTAACCTGTCCTTCCTCGAGCCACCTCCACCCCTCTGACGCGGCCCAGGGCCTGGCCATTAGCACGCCGTCTGCTTGCCTCAGATGATCTGAACATTGTTGGTTTGTGCCTTCTTTCGCACGCAGCTGTCGAGGGCTTCACAAATGCAGAGCAGGCGGGCTAAATGTAACACTCAGGTGAGATCATCCTGTCTGTTATAGTCGCTTTCAGGAAGGGAACATCCTGATGCAAACCTGGCTCCTGGAACACCTCCTGCAAAGTGTGAGGGATACATTAATCTTACAGATGACAGATaagtcaaataaaataaactaataaagtCTTCTGCTACATGTAGGAAAAATTATTAGGAACATCCACAAAccctatagtttttttttttctgagcaacatactactactacaagTACTACTAGTAccaagaagaacaacaacaacaacaacttctaaatgtaatgtatttgtGAATGTAATGTATTTCTACTATCTACATTATGACTTTCGACATGCAAGAAATCCCAAAACCCTAAAAATACATTCGTGAAAAACATCTTTAGGGCCACTGGAAGACTTTTACAATATTTTCCTTAGCATTAAAACGTAAACCCGGTCCATATGAGCTAACTCACATACTTTATACCTAGCATTAACTTTCCGTTATTGTTCTTCGCCTTTGCGATGAACACTCATTCACTCTTGCTATCTGGCCCTCGCCCACCTGCGCGCTCCCATTGGATAATAGTACCACGTCGCCGTGTGTAGCCATGACGACTGAAACAGCAACAGTCCAGTTCTCAACGCCTATTGGCCAGCAGCCTTGTCAATCATCTTGAGAACTGAGCCCAATTTGGAGAGCCAGTTTGCTTGAGACTAGCTAAATCCAAACTATTCCACAGGTGTCGAAAACTTCGAGGTAgcatttatagaaaaataataataataataataaaacaaacgaAATAATATAAGAATACTACAGTATGTTGTGTTGCGTTTTCAATCTCATTCcatgacattaataataatttgttgtCCTTTGCTTGAGCTGTAATGAGGTGGTGAAGTTTAGTAAGGAACAGCTGCTTAGTGAGAGCAACATAACGGTGTTGAATTCTGAGGCAGTGTCTCCTGTCCGAACTGatcaaatattaattacttaataaCAAGAAAGACGAGTCCCTGACACACTGTGTACACAAAAGTAACACTAAAGCACTAAACAGCAAGCACAAGCACGAAAAAGCTACAAAGCTGTTATAAAGGTTAACTCACCACTTCCTCTAGTTATCTCCTTAGTCAGGATTCGGTCCTGCTACACAAGACAAAGTGGATGATAATATTACTCTGTTTTCCTAAAACAAAAGGACGTGAGCCAGCTGCTGGAGCTGAACAGGAGCTGAGAGTGGAGTAGAAGTggggtttcttttcttttcttttctctctgtttttttttttttttttaacaaggagCGGACCACTGCTGTGTGGACCTTCTGGGTCACGTGACCTCAGGATTCTGGAGGAAGGGGGAAAGCTGTACTTCCACAAGCTGGGAAGAGTGCACGTgcaaacacagtaacacacacacacacacacacatacacacacacacagagcagtgtaaTCATAGTCTCTTATCATAGTCTCATATGATTTCGAGTAACAAGTTAAATTTGACAAATTAAAGACAAAAACTTCaggatttcaaaaaaaaaatcaagattttttatttttttttggcccaCCAGAACAGTGCTCCATGACACAGACTGTACAGGTCTCAGGAACTGTACTGAAAGGgatgaacactgttcttccaAATGATATTCACTCCAGTGATCATTTTCACAGTGAGCCCTCATACCAGTGTTGCCATCTCTTTTCAGGGGAAGGTAGCTAAAAGTCACCAAATGATGTCATAAATTAAGTTTCAAATGCATGGTGATTATAATTTGCTTATTAAAAGGTGTTACATGagtaagtgtatgtgtgcgtgtatatatatatatatatatatatatatatatatatatatatatatatatgtatatatatatgtatatatatatgtatatatatatatatatatatatatatatatatatatatatatatatatatatacacaccaatatatatatagacattggtggttagatgctaactgcagttcattggctctgtactcgtactctgcacaatgacaataaagttgaatctaatctaattttttttctgaagacatgtagaataaaacagaatagcATAGTTTTATGAGaatagaaaatgtagaaaatgatacatttataccacagcgctgttgaattctcgaatctgattggccaggtgttgattttctgtaacagcagctctgacagtagttccggctctAATTAAAATcataggttcatattaatgcactaattgtaatacgttatcatttctatagtaacagctcattcacagggacttgcatgttGGACGCTCCACGTAAGTCTTGtaataaagagattaaaaaacgTTATTGAGcaacaatgaaaaatgtataacCAATGACGTTTTTCTGTATTACTTAACATTTAGGTTAGTAGGGTCTCTTTAgggctagtggttaggccttggtgCCCTCACCGCTGGAGCCtcggttcgattcccagccagggaactgaccccagccactgggggtgCACATGACAGGTGTCAATATTTTGTAACATATATTTACAGGATAGTTATGTTTTCCACTACAgtagtcttcaggatagaggacttagtgctttccagtttcttgttAAGGTGATAAGCTACgtgttttgtttcattaacttcaaaagaCATGTGGATTACATTCTGCCTCTTTATGctgcttttttaatttactgataTTTCTGACAATTTACAACTGCAGTATTTAGCATGTGTGCAGTACAAAACTACATGTGCAATACACTAAACCAAAAGGAAGCGGTGGTACTAAGTTGTTTTGACATAGGCATAATGGTAATAGTTATGGATTTTTATCCATaacttacttttttaatttagtactTGTAAACATagccaagaagagagtttaaaatgtaGAACAAAGAAGTGAGTATGTGAGACAAACAACAGTAATCGGTTTTTGGTCATTGTGAACAAgagtgatcagtgactggtcgttgggaacaacggtgatcagtgactggtcatTGTGAAAAgcggtgatcagtgactggtcatTGTGAACAAgagtgatcagtgactggtcattgggaacaacggtgatcagtgactggtcgTTGTGAAAAgcggtgatcagtgactggtaGTTATGaacaacagtgatcagtgactggtaGTTATGaacaacagtgatcagtgattggtagtTATGaacaacagtgatcagtgactggtcgTTATgaacaacggtgatcagtgactggtcgTTATgaacaacggtgatcagtgactggtcgTTATGAACAACgatgatcagtgactggtcatTGTGAACATGGACTCGTACATTCATAACACAGTCAGGCATTACACACAGGTGGTGAGTCGGCCATACCTCCTCTCTCAACTCGTATAACCAGCAGCTATGATGTGAGCTGAAGTGATGTGAAAAgcggtgatcagtgactggtcgttgggaacaacagtgatcagtgactggtcgTTATgaacaacggtgatcagtgactggtcgTTATgaacaacggtgatcagtgactggtcgTTATgaacaacggtgatcagtgactgggtcattgggaacaacggtgatcagtgactggtcgttgggaacaacggtgatcagggactggtcgttgggaacaacggtgatcagtgactggtcgttaggaacaacggtgatcagtgactggtcgTTATgaacaacggtgatcagtgactgggtcattgggaacaacggtgatcagtgactggtcgttgggaacaacggtgatcagtgGCTGGTCGTTATgaacaacggtgatcagtgactggtcgttgggaacaacggtgatcagggactggtcgttgggaacaacggtgatcagtgactggtcattaggaacaacggtgatcagtgactggtcgTTATgaacaacggtgatcagtgactggtcgttgggaacaatggtgatcagtgactggtcgTTATGAAGTGATGTGAAAAGCGGTGTCTTGATTTGCACTGATTCTTAACTCTAAGGGACAAATAGCCCCTACAGCATAACACAGtccccagtttttttttctccccctttaATTTGCACCCATGGACAATTTGTCACATGGACACACAACCTATTGAGTCTGTAAGTTATCTCATTTCCCATGCTAATAGATCTCGCCTCCTTCTTGTCCAGCCAGAGATTTCATTTAATCCCCTGCCCTGCTGAACAGAGTGCTACGTGCTTGAGAGGATTATCACTACACACGGTCCAAACCAGCTGTCTAAAGCAATTAGTAAACACTTTGACATGAAGGGGCTGACATTAAATGCTGTCTATGATGAGCttgaaaagtaaaataagaaACTGAAAATAGTTTAGAAAATAATGAGGACAAATATGTGGAGGGTAGAAAAGAAATgcaaatcaacaaaaaaacccacattttaaacattttattactaCATTATAATCTTTCCAgtagttttatattaaaatatgccATTACAGTAAATACAACGACTTCGTCTTCATTCCACCAGCTTGCAGACATGAGTGTGGAATATTTAACACACCAATGCAGGTTTTCAGGAAGCTCCAGTGCATGACTATCACAGCCTTCCTTACTGAACAGGACAGTAGATGAGTGAGTAGACACAAACGGTCTCATAATCCACGCCGTCTTTACTCACTCATCTACTGTCAGCTTCCACACACTGATTGATCTGTGCCTCAAGTATAATGAGTTAAATGGAAATCAGCACTGAAGTGTTCTGGTATAAGCAAACTAGGGGAAAGGATGCAGGTTGTGCTGACGGATGCGTGAGGAGATTTGaataaaggaaacagaaaatacAAGTGCTAAAAATCAAACCAGCCAACCTACTGTTAATTCTAATCagtgtcttgtttttttcttcttcacattcAATTCATCCCATTTGCGTTTTACAGGCTTGGGTGTAGAAGTTGTTTTCAGAAGTTTATCGAGG
This sequence is a window from Pangasianodon hypophthalmus isolate fPanHyp1 chromosome 3, fPanHyp1.pri, whole genome shotgun sequence. Protein-coding genes within it:
- the rgs12b gene encoding regulator of G-protein signaling 12b isoform X2, yielding MFRSSEASRRRANGQALGRVRGVEVARGRTGYGFTLSGHSPCVLSCVLKGSPADYVGLRAGDQILAVNDINVAKASHEDVVKLIGRCSGVLHLLIAESGQLDSCSSDEELGFHEHKSHWLRPKMDSKTLGINRAERVVAEMQSGGIFNMIFENSSSHSSSSSEKAAAKRRPISELDFLCGEVEAHRSDVNLLSEQEMARVLRDDSVFVDVFEPERQEADSAGILNVGMIVGYLGSIELASSGANLESDSVQAIRGCMRRLRAEHKVHSLVLLEVLHDRVLLRNERRAVLAAYPAEKLAFSAVCPDDRRFFGLVTMQAAEDHGMSAIADEDQGSRTSCHVFLVDPELCHHKVHQGISRRFGFNCTPDPDTGGCLEFPPTSQPLLQFVSVLYRDMGESIEGVRARAFLDGDLDAQQNNSTSSNSDSGIGNFLPEEKNNRVLLVDLGANPARHVPTGLWESAPGCRNPSAQAGLLPPPPPPPSITHRNGYRHEFSEPHPQSHTDPPPLSSRHLSSSSRLDVSGLPARHHFPAHSKKGAGGQRWLPVHVLREWHQGRSSDQESYSESTDGWSSANCSTLPPPMSKIPADRYRAARDIASQPHRLHAHKDEWANKLFGTEKHFCEHQQLPQQHNGKRAKDSEKKGGRFRGVTMGFPQRSSGRRSFGRSKRLSLSHSLDDLESAAVSDGELNSADLKGCGSDNSLNSNASLPSVQCHRRHPERRVAAWAVCFERLLQDPVGIRYFSEFLKKEFSEENILFWQACEFFSHVPETDKKQLSQKAREIYNSFLSSKATTPVNIDSQAQLADDILNAPRPDMFKEQQLQIFNLMKFDSYTRFLKSFLYQECMLAEVEGRPLPDPHHIPSSPTSKHSTSSERSNLSTPKKEEKKSKSVKALNEECKDEHGDKKKGSLFPWPRNRSFGKGHKKKDLGEYSFSGNDGRRESQGSLSSGASLELGTSASGKNEGEVSRNSMSLSERAVRYCNINLPDGSCCSVPIRPGVSIREVLLGLCEKLCINLAAVDLFLVGGEKPLVLDQDCMTLCSRDLRLEKRTLFRLDLVPINRSVGLKAKPTKPVTEVLRPVVAKYGLHLGDLVARISGEKEPLDLGLPISNLDGLRVVLEAAEHGSAAKDKQKLTLTKSHGPPLSTRSQSATNSSSSYPKHRATELTTSGVC